A section of the Humulus lupulus chromosome 2, drHumLupu1.1, whole genome shotgun sequence genome encodes:
- the LOC133815394 gene encoding uncharacterized protein LOC133815394, which translates to MASTKDDSLQSINVQLNGQNYSYWHCAMKNFLKGKRMWGYVSGTSTKPKDDKDESFAEQLDLWDANNSKIITWINNSVQQSISIQLAKYEMVKEVWEHLERLYTQSNFAKQYQLEIDIRALQQNSMTIQEFYSAMSNLWDQLALTESAELRAFAPYIAQRDTQRLVQFLMALRDEFEGLRGTILHRSPLPSVDSVVNELLAEEIRLKSRVDKGGGGDSSFSESLCLCSCSSASLQQSTQDSN; encoded by the coding sequence ATGGCTAGCACAAAAGATGATTCGCTTCAGTCCATTAATGTGCAATTGAATGGGCAGAATTATTCGTATTGGCATTGTGCTATGAAAAATTTTCTGAAAGGTAAACGTATGTGGGGTTATGTTTCTGGAACTTCCACGAAACCGAAGGACGATAAGGATGAGAGCTTTGCAGAACAGTTGGATCTTTGGGATGCCAACAATTCGAAAATCATCACTTGGATCAACAACTCGGTTCAACAATCAATCAGTATCCAATTGGCGAAATATGAGATGGTGAAGGAAGTTTGGGAGCACTTGGAAAGGTTGTATACACAGTCTAATTTCGCAAAGCAGTATCAGTTGGAGATTGACATTCGGGCCCTTCAACAGAATAGCATGACCATTCAGGAATTTTATTCTGCTATGTCTAATCTATGGGATCAGCTTGCTTTGACTGAATCAGCGGAGTTACGGGCATTTGCCCCTTACATTGCTCAGAGAGACACACAACGTCTGGTTCAATTTTTGATGGCTCTTCGAGATGAGTTTGAAGGTCTTCGTGGAACAATCTTACATCGCAGTCCTCTTCCGTCGGTTGATTCGGTGGTTAATGAGTTGTTAGCAGAAGAGATTCGCTTGAAGTCTCGTGTTGATAAAGGGGGGGGAGGGGATTCTTCCTTCTCCGAATCCCTCTGTCTTTGCAGTTGCTCATCGGCCAGCCTCCAACAATCAACACAAGACTCAAACTAA